TGCTGTACATGAAAACGATCGACCACTTGCTTGGCACCGGGGAAACAGATACGGGCAATCTGATGCATGTTCGAAGCCATGTCTAAGGTAATCTCACGAACTTGAAAACGACGTCTGCGCGATAGCTGAAGCAATACAGCCGAGACTGTTTGCACATCCGTCCCTTTAATCATAGCAATAATGCTTCCTTTCTTTCCTTTGGCTTCCTTATTTATTAGAATAGTGTATAACTCTCCACGAGAAAGGCTTGTTTCATCCAGCCCCACATGAGCACCTATATTCTTTTCAAACAAAATCCAATCTTCTGCATGGGGAAGTTGATCCCAGCATCTGTAATTGCTCAGATGATTTTTATATTGCGATTCAAGTTGCTTGGCCTCCAAACCATAGTGATCGACCAATGAACTGATGCTAAGGGCGCGCGAGTCGATCCATAGCTTTTAAAAAAGACGCAAATTCACAGGAGATTTGCGTGCCTTGGGCCATTAATAACCAATTGCGGGATACGTATTTTTCTTTGCTGTGGTTATACCACCTGCGTTTCTTTATAAAAAGGATACAGCTGCGTCCACGCATAGGATAATCATGCATACGTACTTCCTCATAGAACCCCTTACTTTCAAGCTTATCCTGATGATATTCTTCAGGAGGATTATTTTTCTCCTCAAAATAGATTTCAACTTTATCGGAAAGTTCATTGAAACGAACCATTTCGAAGTAATCAAACATCCCATCGGGAAAGATGAAGCGAAGGAAAGTATCGTAATTCATTAGTTTTTGGGGCAAAGATAAAAATTATCAATCAAAGCCCCTCAGGATTTCAGTATGATCCTGAAGAGGATGAAAAAACCTATTTTTCACAATCTTGGTCGAGTAATACTAAGAATTTCTTGTTGGTAAATGATGACAATGCTAAACTGTATAATTGGCATAGATCTGACAAGGTAGAAAAAATTTCTTTAACATCCATTCAAAATAATCTTGATAAGTTTTATAATTACTTAGTAGCGAAAAGTCATCGGTCAGACAGAGATGTTGTACCTCTAATAATTGATATTTTTAAACAATTTAGAACATTAACTGCTGAATATCATAATCCGGTACAAGCATTGAATTTATTGTTTGTTTTGCTTGCAAGTCTTGAAGATGGAGATGTAAATACTTTAGATAGACAGAAGTGGAGCATATCAGATATTCATATCCCACAAGGTTTTGATGCTTTTGTAGAAAGATTTAAACAAAGTACAGGGGGGATTACCCCCGACTTAAATCTTATATTGCGACATAGTGCGGGAACATTATTTCAAGAGGCTCAAAAAGAAGTTATTTTCTTTGATAGCCAAATGGACTTATTTGGAACATTTTCAGGTTCTATTGCCACGAAAATTTTTATTTATTCAAGTATTCATTATACCCCCCTCATACTTAGCAAGGTCTATTGTTGAAAATACATTGCGGACATTGAATTTGACTGAATTACAAGAAATAAAAATACTTGACCCAGCTTGCGGTTCAGCTGAATTTTTAATTGAGGTTCTAAAACAGCTAAAAGAAAAGAATTTTCAAGGAACAGTAAAAATACAGGGTTATGACAGTTCAGAAACAGCAATAAATACGTCGTCTTTTTTATTGAACTTTGAGAAAAGAAATGTTTGGGACGATAAACTTTCTTTTGATGTTAAACAAGTAAATGATTCTTTGGTTGAAGATTGGGGAAATGATTACACAATTATCCTAATGAACCCACCTTTCGTTTCTTGGGAGCAGTTGAATGACAAAATAAAGCGTGAAGCTATCCGTTTAGTGTTGAATGATAATTTTAAGGGCAGACCTAATCAAGCAAGTGCGTTTTTCTATAAAGCAATACAAAATCTTGTCGTTGGTGGCACATTAGGTAGTGTAGTTCCTTCTTCTCTGTTTACATTAGATGTATACCTTAAATTAAGAAATGAAGTAGCCGAAACCGTAAATCTTGAACTGTTAGGGAAGTTGGGGAATTTTGTTTTTGAAGATGCCTTAACAGATGTAAGTATTTTTATCGGACACAAGCCTGAAACGGCCAATAATGTTCCAACGTTATTATGGACGAGAAATGAAAAAGGTATTGTACACGATGCACTTCGTGAATTGCGTAAAATGCAGTATGCAAATGAAGATTCAAAAAATAAAATTGATTTCAGCATATTTAAACTCAATCAATTCCCTGTTGTAGAAGATAGCTGGAAAACGGTTTCTTTTAAGGAGCATAATCTTATTAGAAATTTGAAATTATTTGTTACTGCGAATAAACTGTCAAAAACAGGAGATATTTTTGACGTACAGCAAGGCATTAGAACAGGTAATAATGATGTTTTCAAAATTTCAGATAATATATTGAGTAATCTACCTGAAGAAGAGAAAAGACTATTTAGACCTGTTATCGAAAACGAATCAATAAAAGACGGCTTTTTAATACAAAGAAACTATATTTGGTATCCGTATAGCAGTAGCGGTTTGTTATTTTCAACGGAAGAAGAATTATTTCATCAAGTAGATTGTTTTTACACAAACCATTTATTGCCACATAAAGATTCTCTTTCTCAAAGGGCAGGAATTACTTTTTGGTGGGAGTTAACAAGACCTCGTAATTGGCAATTTGAAAATAGAAAAAAAATAATTTCCACAGAATTTGGAAACTCGTCATCTTTTGCTATTGATAATAAAGGGAATTATGTAGTAGAAAGAGGATATGCTTGGCAACCTCGTAAAAAAATGGATAACGAAGACCATTATTTTTATTTAGCGTTATTTTCAAGCCCTTTCTTTGACAAGCTATTATCTATTTATTCTAAACAATTAGCAGGCGGAAAATGGTATGATTTAGGTAAAAAACAGACTAAAGATATACCAATACCTAATGTACATATAAGCGAAGTA
This is a stretch of genomic DNA from uncultured Bacteroides sp.. It encodes these proteins:
- a CDS encoding transposase → MNYDTFLRFIFPDGMFDYFEMVRFNELSDKVEIYFEEKNNPPEEYHQDKLESKGFYEEVRMHDYPMRGRSCILFIKKRRWYNHSKEKYVSRNWLLMAQGTQISCEFASFLKAMDRLARP
- a CDS encoding N-6 DNA methylase — encoded protein: MNLTELQEIKILDPACGSAEFLIEVLKQLKEKNFQGTVKIQGYDSSETAINTSSFLLNFEKRNVWDDKLSFDVKQVNDSLVEDWGNDYTIILMNPPFVSWEQLNDKIKREAIRLVLNDNFKGRPNQASAFFYKAIQNLVVGGTLGSVVPSSLFTLDVYLKLRNEVAETVNLELLGKLGNFVFEDALTDVSIFIGHKPETANNVPTLLWTRNEKGIVHDALRELRKMQYANEDSKNKIDFSIFKLNQFPVVEDSWKTVSFKEHNLIRNLKLFVTANKLSKTGDIFDVQQGIRTGNNDVFKISDNILSNLPEEEKRLFRPVIENESIKDGFLIQRNYIWYPYSSSGLLFSTEEELFHQVDCFYTNHLLPHKDSLSQRAGITFWWELTRPRNWQFENRKKIISTEFGNSSSFAIDNKGNYVVERGYAWQPRKKMDNEDHYFYLALFSSPFFDKLLSIYSKQLAGGKWYDLGKKQTKDIPIPNVHISEVKNSSAYG